In a single window of the Bacteroidota bacterium genome:
- a CDS encoding UDP-N-acetylmuramate--L-alanine ligase, whose product MNLNACTHIHFLGIGGIGMSALARFFKAMGKRVSGYDKTETALTRMLQQEGIDVYYEESVQRIPLELKHAGAKETTVVVYTPAVPADHAEMQWFREQQYVMMKRAQVLGLIAEATRTFAIAGTHGKTTTTTLTAHLMRSAGIDCSAFLGGISGNYGTNLLLGSTLGKAGASAFDNVVVAEADEYDRSFLWLHPAYAVITSVDADHLDIYGNTEEMFATYRKFASQIQPGGLLVTKPEVVEKLGIRDLSGVATYSLGNTTCNYYASDIRIENGYYVFTLNHHGKQWEELTLGLPGRHNVENAVAAAALAIAAGAGEDGVRLGLASFKGVGRRFEYRFRSEQKVYIDDYGHHPAELAAAISSARELFPQQKIMGIFQPHLFSRTRDFMQEFADVLATLDEALLLDIYPAREKPIAGITSAALANLAGSKVRVAGKADAIDAAVNTSCGVVLTLGAGDIDQLVQPIENALHKTYNSARP is encoded by the coding sequence ATGAACCTGAATGCCTGCACACATATTCATTTCCTCGGTATCGGTGGTATCGGGATGAGTGCGCTTGCCCGTTTTTTTAAAGCGATGGGCAAACGTGTGAGCGGCTACGATAAAACAGAAACAGCGCTTACCCGCATGTTGCAGCAGGAAGGGATTGATGTGTACTACGAGGAATCGGTACAGCGTATTCCGCTTGAGCTTAAGCATGCAGGCGCAAAAGAAACAACGGTAGTTGTGTACACGCCTGCCGTTCCCGCCGATCATGCCGAGATGCAATGGTTTCGTGAGCAGCAGTATGTAATGATGAAACGCGCACAGGTACTTGGCCTCATCGCCGAAGCTACACGCACGTTTGCCATTGCGGGTACGCACGGAAAAACCACCACTACCACGCTTACCGCCCATCTCATGCGCAGCGCCGGAATTGACTGTTCGGCTTTTCTTGGCGGAATTTCGGGCAACTACGGCACAAATCTTTTGCTGGGCAGCACGCTGGGCAAAGCCGGTGCAAGTGCGTTTGACAATGTAGTGGTGGCAGAAGCCGATGAGTACGACCGCTCGTTTTTATGGTTGCATCCGGCTTATGCGGTGATCACTTCGGTTGATGCCGATCATCTTGATATTTACGGCAACACGGAAGAGATGTTTGCCACTTACCGGAAATTTGCTTCGCAGATTCAGCCCGGAGGATTACTGGTAACCAAGCCCGAGGTAGTTGAAAAGCTGGGCATCCGGGATTTGTCTGGTGTAGCTACTTATTCGCTCGGCAATACCACATGCAATTATTACGCATCCGATATCCGCATCGAAAACGGATACTATGTGTTTACGCTTAATCATCATGGGAAGCAATGGGAAGAGCTTACATTGGGTTTGCCCGGACGACATAATGTAGAGAATGCTGTGGCGGCAGCGGCGCTGGCAATTGCTGCCGGAGCCGGTGAAGATGGTGTGCGTCTCGGTCTTGCTTCGTTTAAAGGTGTGGGCCGCCGGTTTGAATACCGCTTCCGTTCCGAGCAGAAAGTGTATATCGACGATTACGGCCATCATCCGGCCGAGCTGGCTGCGGCCATTTCTTCCGCGCGCGAACTTTTTCCGCAGCAGAAAATTATGGGCATCTTTCAGCCACATCTTTTCAGCCGCACGCGCGATTTCATGCAGGAATTTGCCGATGTGCTGGCTACACTCGATGAAGCGTTGCTGCTTGATATTTATCCGGCACGCGAAAAACCGATTGCCGGAATTACTTCGGCGGCATTGGCAAACCTTGCAGGCAGCAAAGTACGCGTGGCTGGAAAAGCCGATGCAATTGATGCTGCTGTAAACACGTCATGCGGCGTAGTGCTCACACTTGGAGCCGGCGATATCGATCAGCTTGTGCAGCCCATCGAAAACGCATTACATAAAACCTATAATTCCGCCAGGCCATGA
- the murG gene encoding undecaprenyldiphospho-muramoylpentapeptide beta-N-acetylglucosaminyltransferase: protein MKLRKEVSLPPLKFILSGGGTGGHIFPAIAIANALKVMYPDAEFLFVGAKGRMEMEKVPAAGYKIEGLWISGLQRRFTLENLSFPFKVVSSILRARRILRSFKPDAVIGTGGYASGPMLRVAARAGVPTLIHEGNSYPGITSKILASSVDRICVAYDHMERFFPKEKLLVTGNPVRQDILKLDGKRTRALEMFKLDGERPVVLVIGGSLGARTVNEAIGAGLQRLSEAGIQLLWQTGEAWAPKAKELAAKFNGNILPHAFIREMDYAYAAADVVVSRAGASSISELAIVNKPVVFVPSPFVAEDHQTKNAMALVNKGAGLLIKDADAQTHLITELIKLVNDDERRHQFTVNIAALAIPDAAQRIASEVMSLVNRRKS, encoded by the coding sequence ATGAAACTGAGAAAGGAGGTGAGCTTGCCACCGCTTAAATTTATTCTCAGTGGAGGTGGAACCGGCGGACATATTTTTCCCGCTATTGCCATTGCCAATGCATTAAAAGTGATGTACCCCGATGCCGAGTTTTTGTTTGTAGGTGCAAAGGGGCGTATGGAAATGGAAAAAGTACCTGCTGCCGGTTACAAGATTGAAGGTCTCTGGATAAGCGGTTTGCAGCGCCGCTTTACTCTCGAAAATCTTTCGTTTCCCTTCAAAGTAGTCAGCAGTATTTTGCGCGCTCGCCGCATACTGCGCAGCTTTAAGCCTGATGCGGTTATTGGCACCGGTGGTTACGCCAGCGGCCCAATGTTGCGTGTGGCTGCGCGTGCAGGTGTGCCTACGCTTATACACGAAGGCAATTCGTACCCGGGTATCACAAGTAAAATTCTTGCTTCAAGTGTGGATCGGATCTGTGTGGCATATGATCACATGGAGCGATTTTTTCCGAAAGAAAAACTCCTTGTAACGGGCAACCCGGTTCGTCAGGATATTTTAAAACTCGATGGCAAACGGACACGTGCGCTCGAAATGTTCAAGCTTGATGGCGAGCGCCCGGTAGTGCTGGTAATTGGCGGAAGTCTCGGTGCGCGTACTGTGAATGAAGCCATTGGTGCGGGTTTGCAGCGTTTGAGTGAAGCCGGCATACAACTGCTCTGGCAAACGGGTGAAGCCTGGGCGCCAAAAGCAAAAGAGCTTGCTGCAAAATTCAACGGCAATATTCTTCCGCACGCATTCATCCGCGAAATGGATTATGCCTATGCAGCTGCCGATGTAGTTGTATCCCGCGCCGGAGCAAGTTCTATTTCCGAGCTTGCCATTGTAAATAAACCTGTTGTGTTTGTGCCTTCTCCCTTTGTGGCCGAAGATCACCAAACCAAAAATGCAATGGCGCTTGTAAACAAAGGTGCCGGACTACTTATAAAAGATGCCGACGCCCAGACGCACTTAATCACTGAACTTATAAAACTGGTGAATGATGATGAGCGTCGCCATCAGTTTACCGTAAATATTGCCGCATTGGCTATACCCGATGCTGCACAACGTATCGCTTCCGAAGTAATGTCGCTCGTTAACCGCCGCAAGTCATGA
- a CDS encoding FtsW/RodA/SpoVE family cell cycle protein gives MNLFSYFKGDKVIWMIVVLLSLLSLLAVYSSIVTLAYKHHEGDTEYYLFKHGKIILLGMILMYFTHRIRYTYFSRISQILLILSLPLLLYTLAGGTNLNNADRWIAIPGTGLTFQTSDFAKLALIMYLGRVLSQNQNELKDFKKVLIKIMAPVAIVCLLILPANFSTSALLFTTSCILMFIGGVSLKHIGKVAGIAAAGFALLILLGAAFPKALPRLETWKNRIVNFVTGNEAANDDKNFQSNQAKIAIATGGVTGKGAGNSTQRNFLPHPYSDFIYAIVIEEYGSVIGGVGIVLLYLILLFRGIKVASKSKKTFGALLAFGLSFQLVFQGLINMAVAVNLFPVTGQPLPFLSMGGTSLLFSSIAVGVILSVSRETETGEDAQPDETEKGGELATA, from the coding sequence ATGAATCTGTTCAGTTATTTCAAAGGCGATAAGGTGATCTGGATGATCGTCGTATTGCTTTCATTGCTTTCGCTGCTGGCTGTGTACAGTTCAATTGTAACGCTTGCCTACAAGCATCATGAAGGTGATACGGAATATTATCTGTTTAAGCATGGCAAAATTATTTTGCTGGGCATGATACTCATGTATTTCACGCATCGCATTCGTTACACTTATTTCTCACGCATCTCGCAAATTCTGCTGATTCTCTCACTACCGCTACTGCTTTACACACTGGCCGGCGGTACCAACCTGAATAATGCCGATCGCTGGATTGCCATTCCCGGCACCGGTCTTACGTTTCAAACATCAGACTTTGCCAAACTGGCACTTATCATGTATCTGGGGCGTGTGCTTTCGCAGAATCAGAACGAGCTCAAGGATTTCAAAAAAGTACTCATTAAAATTATGGCGCCTGTGGCAATCGTTTGCCTGCTTATTCTTCCGGCCAACTTTTCCACATCGGCGTTGCTGTTTACTACCTCTTGCATACTCATGTTTATCGGCGGCGTGTCGCTTAAACATATTGGTAAAGTGGCCGGTATTGCAGCAGCTGGTTTTGCGTTGCTTATCCTTCTTGGAGCTGCGTTCCCTAAAGCACTGCCACGTTTGGAAACATGGAAAAATCGAATTGTAAATTTCGTCACCGGAAACGAAGCCGCCAACGACGATAAAAACTTTCAGTCGAATCAGGCTAAAATAGCTATTGCCACCGGTGGTGTTACTGGTAAAGGAGCTGGCAACAGTACACAACGAAATTTTCTGCCACATCCGTATTCTGATTTTATCTATGCCATTGTAATTGAAGAATACGGTTCTGTGATTGGCGGTGTGGGCATTGTGCTTTTGTATCTTATTCTTCTGTTCAGGGGAATAAAAGTGGCTTCAAAAAGCAAAAAAACATTTGGTGCCTTGCTGGCTTTCGGACTATCGTTTCAGCTGGTGTTTCAGGGACTGATAAATATGGCAGTAGCCGTTAATCTTTTCCCGGTTACCGGCCAGCCATTGCCATTTCTGAGTATGGGCGGAACCTCACTCCTTTTTTCGAGCATTGCCGTGGGGGTAATTCTCAGCGTAAGCCGCGAAACTGAAACGGGAGAAGATGCCCAGCCCGATGAAACTGAGAAAGGAGGTGAGCTTGCCACCGCTTAA
- the murD gene encoding UDP-N-acetylmuramoyl-L-alanine--D-glutamate ligase: MKRMVILGAGESGTGAALLAQQKGYDVFVSDKGPISQKYKDVLSQHDIRWEEKQHTENQVLNADEVIKSPGIPGTVPLVKQLRANGIPVISEIEFAGRYTNAKTVCITGSNGKTTTSTLTHHILTKAGVNAALGGNVGHSFAKLVYEGGHEVYVLELSSFQLDDMYDFRADIAVLLNITPDHLDRYEYQLEKYAAAKFRIAQNQRPEDAFVYCADDEVTLNEIHKYPINAKKYPFSIKQQLEQEGAWLHHNEIIFNIHKNQFTMTIEELALQGKHNVYNSMAGGIASRLLEVRKEAIRESLSDFQSVEHRLEFVSRINNIDFINDSKATNVNSTWYALESMNTPVVWIVGGVDKGNDYSALFELVQAKVKAIVCLGTDNSKILAAFQGRVENIVEAGSAQEAVALSYRLAGKGDTVLLSPACASFDLFENYEDRGRQFKAAVRAL; the protein is encoded by the coding sequence ATGAAACGAATGGTCATACTTGGCGCAGGCGAAAGCGGAACAGGCGCTGCTCTTCTGGCACAACAGAAGGGGTATGACGTATTTGTTTCCGACAAAGGGCCGATAAGCCAGAAATACAAGGACGTTCTTTCACAACATGATATTCGCTGGGAAGAGAAACAACACACCGAAAATCAGGTACTTAATGCCGATGAGGTAATTAAGAGTCCGGGCATTCCCGGAACCGTGCCGCTGGTGAAGCAGCTCCGTGCAAATGGTATTCCGGTGATTTCGGAAATCGAGTTTGCCGGTCGTTACACGAATGCGAAAACGGTTTGTATTACAGGAAGCAATGGTAAAACTACCACATCCACACTTACGCATCATATTCTCACCAAGGCCGGTGTGAATGCGGCATTGGGTGGAAACGTAGGACACAGTTTCGCCAAGCTCGTGTATGAGGGCGGGCATGAGGTGTATGTGCTTGAACTGAGCAGCTTTCAGTTGGATGATATGTACGACTTCCGTGCCGACATCGCCGTGCTGCTCAATATTACCCCTGATCATCTCGACCGATACGAATACCAGCTTGAAAAATATGCCGCCGCAAAGTTCCGCATAGCGCAGAATCAGCGACCCGAAGATGCTTTTGTGTATTGTGCCGACGATGAAGTGACACTGAATGAAATACACAAGTATCCGATCAATGCAAAAAAATATCCCTTCAGTATCAAACAGCAGTTAGAGCAGGAGGGAGCCTGGTTACACCACAATGAAATCATTTTTAACATCCATAAAAACCAATTTACTATGACCATCGAAGAACTCGCGTTGCAAGGCAAGCACAACGTTTACAACTCGATGGCCGGCGGAATCGCATCCCGCCTGCTGGAAGTTCGTAAAGAAGCCATCCGTGAAAGCCTTTCCGACTTTCAGAGTGTTGAACACCGACTCGAATTTGTATCGCGCATCAACAATATCGACTTTATCAATGATTCGAAAGCGACCAATGTAAACTCTACGTGGTATGCACTCGAAAGCATGAATACGCCGGTGGTGTGGATTGTTGGCGGTGTGGATAAGGGTAACGATTACAGTGCGTTGTTTGAACTGGTACAGGCAAAGGTGAAAGCCATTGTGTGTCTCGGAACTGACAACAGTAAAATTCTTGCGGCATTTCAGGGCCGGGTGGAAAACATTGTGGAGGCCGGTTCGGCGCAGGAAGCTGTGGCGCTTTCGTATCGTTTGGCCGGAAAAGGCGATACCGTACTTCTTTCGCCCGCCTGCGCCAGCTTCGATCTGTTTGAGAACTACGAAGACCGTGGCCGCCAGTTTAAAGCTGCGGTGCGCGCACTCTAA
- a CDS encoding phospho-N-acetylmuramoyl-pentapeptide-transferase, with amino-acid sequence MLYYLFDWLNQGFDFPGAGVFKYISFRAAMSVITSLIITVLFGKRLIRLLQKKQVGEIIRDLGLQGQNEKQGTPTMGGLIILSAIVIPTLLFAKLSNVYIILMLITTIWLGAIGFIDDYIKVFKKDKKGLHGKFKVMGQIGLGLIVGLTLYFSDAVVVREKISTDNKQMLSLTSDPGKLDDGCADLGFPEYSKTETKSLTTTIPFVKNNEFDYNDILGVFGDAARQYGWILFVLIVIFIITAVSNGANVTDGIDGLAAGTSAIIGVVLGILAYVSGNTIFADYLNIMYIPDTGELVIFIGAFVGACIGFLWYNAYPAQVFMGDTGSLALGGIIATFAIAIRKEMLIPIVCGIFLVENLSVVLQVAVFKYRKRKYGLDYAKANRLFLMSPLHHHYQKKGFHESKIVTRFWIVGLLLGIVAIATLKLR; translated from the coding sequence ATGCTGTACTATCTCTTCGACTGGTTGAACCAGGGTTTTGATTTTCCGGGTGCGGGTGTATTCAAATACATCTCGTTCCGTGCGGCCATGTCAGTGATAACCTCGCTTATTATTACTGTGCTTTTCGGTAAACGGCTTATTCGTTTGCTGCAGAAAAAGCAGGTGGGCGAAATTATTCGCGATCTCGGTTTGCAGGGACAGAACGAAAAACAAGGGACTCCCACAATGGGCGGACTCATTATTCTTTCGGCTATTGTGATTCCTACACTGCTGTTTGCCAAACTTAGTAATGTGTATATCATTCTCATGCTCATTACCACAATCTGGTTGGGTGCAATTGGTTTTATTGATGATTATATCAAGGTATTCAAAAAAGATAAAAAAGGATTGCACGGCAAGTTCAAGGTAATGGGACAGATTGGTCTCGGACTTATTGTTGGGCTTACGCTTTACTTCAGTGATGCTGTTGTGGTGCGCGAAAAAATTTCGACAGACAACAAGCAAATGCTTTCGCTTACCAGCGATCCCGGAAAGCTTGATGATGGATGCGCCGATCTTGGTTTCCCCGAATATTCGAAAACCGAAACCAAATCACTCACTACCACTATTCCTTTTGTAAAAAACAATGAGTTTGATTACAACGATATTCTGGGTGTGTTTGGTGATGCCGCCCGGCAGTACGGCTGGATATTGTTTGTGCTTATTGTGATATTCATTATTACTGCAGTGTCAAACGGTGCTAACGTAACGGATGGTATAGACGGGCTTGCAGCTGGAACTTCGGCCATTATCGGAGTTGTGTTGGGGATTCTGGCTTACGTATCGGGTAACACCATTTTTGCCGATTACCTCAACATTATGTACATCCCCGACACCGGTGAACTTGTAATCTTCATAGGTGCATTTGTGGGAGCCTGCATTGGTTTCCTCTGGTACAATGCCTATCCGGCGCAGGTGTTTATGGGCGATACCGGAAGTCTGGCCTTGGGTGGCATCATTGCCACGTTTGCCATAGCCATTCGCAAAGAGATGCTGATTCCGATTGTGTGCGGAATTTTTCTGGTAGAAAATCTTTCAGTGGTGCTTCAGGTGGCGGTGTTTAAATACCGCAAGCGCAAATACGGACTCGATTATGCGAAGGCTAACCGCTTGTTCCTCATGTCGCCGCTGCACCATCATTACCAGAAAAAAGGGTTTCACGAATCAAAGATTGTTACGCGGTTCTGGATTGTGGGATTACTGCTTGGTATTGTTGCCATTGCCACACTTAAGCTTCGCTAA
- a CDS encoding UDP-N-acetylmuramoyl-L-alanyl-D-glutamate--2,6-diaminopimelate ligase: MKLLRDILYKASLLEVTGSTNVAITSLAFDSRLVEKDGLFVAVRGTQADGHGFIEKAIASGAAAIVCEELPEEINPKITYVKVADSAQALGIIAGNFYDQPSSQLKLIGVTGTNGKTTTVTLLFRLFRALGYKAGMLTTVANMINNEEIPSTHTTPDAITLNALLRRMVDAGCKYAFMEVSSHALVQGRVAGIQFAGGVFTNITHDHLDYHKTFDAYIKAKKMLFDMLPSDAFALVNRDDVNGAVMVQNTRALKRSYSVKNVADFKCRVIENQFSGLQLSMDSTEFWSKLIGSFNAYNLTAVYATAMLLGKDKMHTLTTLSTLGPVEGRFQYVRSNNGITGIVDYAHTPDALLNVLKTIADIRTGNEQVITVVGCGGDRDRAKRPVMARIACENSDRVLLTSDNPRTEDPAAILTEMQQGVEIQYQRSTLSIIDRREAIRTAVALAKPGDIILVAGKGHEKYQEINGVKHPFDDMAILKETLNTED, from the coding sequence ATGAAACTGCTCCGCGACATACTCTATAAAGCCAGTCTGCTCGAAGTAACGGGATCAACCAACGTGGCAATCACCTCATTGGCTTTTGATTCGCGTCTTGTGGAAAAGGACGGACTTTTTGTGGCCGTTCGCGGAACGCAGGCCGATGGGCATGGCTTTATTGAAAAGGCTATTGCTTCGGGGGCTGCTGCAATTGTGTGCGAAGAACTTCCCGAAGAAATAAATCCGAAAATTACCTATGTAAAGGTGGCCGACAGTGCGCAGGCGCTGGGCATAATTGCCGGTAATTTTTACGACCAGCCTTCGTCGCAGCTTAAGCTCATTGGTGTAACCGGCACCAACGGGAAAACAACCACGGTTACTTTATTGTTCCGCCTTTTCCGCGCACTTGGCTACAAGGCTGGTATGCTTACCACCGTGGCCAACATGATTAACAACGAGGAAATTCCATCCACGCATACCACACCTGATGCCATTACGCTTAATGCGCTGCTCCGCCGTATGGTGGATGCCGGATGTAAGTATGCATTTATGGAAGTAAGCTCACATGCGCTTGTGCAGGGACGTGTTGCTGGTATTCAGTTTGCCGGTGGTGTATTTACCAACATCACACACGATCACCTCGATTATCATAAAACATTTGATGCTTACATCAAGGCTAAGAAAATGTTGTTTGATATGCTGCCCTCCGATGCGTTTGCACTTGTGAACCGCGACGATGTGAACGGTGCGGTAATGGTGCAGAACACACGTGCACTTAAGCGCAGCTATTCTGTAAAAAATGTAGCCGATTTCAAATGCCGTGTAATTGAGAATCAGTTCTCCGGTTTGCAGCTCAGCATGGACAGCACCGAGTTCTGGAGCAAACTCATCGGCAGTTTTAATGCTTACAACCTCACGGCGGTGTATGCCACAGCCATGTTGCTGGGCAAAGACAAAATGCACACGCTCACCACGCTCAGTACTCTTGGCCCCGTTGAGGGCCGCTTCCAGTATGTGCGCAGCAACAATGGTATTACCGGCATTGTAGATTATGCACACACGCCAGACGCACTGCTCAATGTGCTTAAAACCATTGCCGACATCCGCACCGGAAACGAACAGGTAATTACAGTGGTTGGTTGCGGTGGCGACAGAGACCGCGCAAAGCGTCCGGTTATGGCACGTATTGCCTGCGAAAACAGCGACCGTGTACTGCTCACTTCCGATAATCCCCGCACTGAAGATCCGGCCGCAATTCTGACCGAAATGCAACAGGGCGTGGAAATTCAATACCAGCGCAGCACGCTTTCCATCATAGACCGCCGTGAAGCCATACGTACTGCAGTGGCACTGGCAAAGCCCGGCGACATTATTCTGGTGGCGGGTAAAGGACACGAAAAATACCAGGAAATCAACGGGGTGAAACATCCTTTTGACGACATGGCCATACTTAAAGAAACACTTAATACCGAAGACTGA
- a CDS encoding transpeptidase family protein has translation MQKDILRRVYLVYIFSAVFALAVIGRVFYIQFAQGSYWKQEAQKFTVREMDIEAVRGNIFAVDGSLLATSLPYYNIGVDTRANSFINDAEFEDSVSRLTPHLERLLSPYQRKTAREYTRELLRARNDSDRYVEICRGVSYNTLQELKKLPLFRCGRYRGGFIYIQSNRRELPFRTLAARTIGYIKDTLKVGLEGAYDSLLTGVGGKRLMRRIAAGAYMPINDENEIEPQDGKDIVSTIDINIQDVAENALMNSLAEHNARYGTCVLMEVATGEIRAIANLTRADSGVYRETYNYAIGDAREPGSTFKMASLLVGMDEGLIDLDDQVDLNGGQYKFFDRTMKDSHAPKKNLVTTEEAFWESSNVGISRLINKAFGRNPKKFTDGLRRIGLGQKLNVSIPGEGRPRVKDPKDRDWSGVSLPWISIGYESLITPMQTLTLYNAIANNGKMVKPMFVKEVRDKGRVIKRFEPQIINPAIAKPQTIAKARRLLEGVVQNGTGKSMGSIIYKVAGKTGTAQIAQGNSYRGENGVTYQASFVGYFPADQPKYSCIVIVNAPSGDAYYGGVVAGPIFKQIADRIYATELDIHKAVNAGPMLTSLPAVQKGFAEPTLTALKQLNLPAPQQAPGTITALKVSGNSYAATTIKPEQKLSAGIMPDLTGMTAIDCLALLENKGIRVRIIGSGIVSRQSVAPGSPIKKGSEVILELTL, from the coding sequence ATGCAAAAAGACATACTTCGCCGCGTGTACCTTGTGTACATCTTCAGTGCCGTTTTTGCACTGGCGGTGATTGGGCGTGTCTTCTATATTCAGTTTGCGCAAGGCAGTTACTGGAAACAGGAAGCGCAAAAGTTTACCGTGCGTGAAATGGATATTGAAGCTGTGCGCGGAAATATTTTTGCGGTTGACGGAAGCCTGCTCGCCACTTCGCTGCCGTATTACAACATTGGCGTGGATACCCGAGCCAACTCGTTTATAAATGATGCCGAGTTTGAAGACAGTGTTTCGCGGCTTACCCCGCACCTCGAACGACTGCTTTCACCATACCAGCGTAAAACCGCCCGCGAATACACACGCGAACTCCTGCGCGCCCGAAACGACAGCGACCGCTATGTAGAAATTTGCCGCGGTGTTTCTTACAACACGTTGCAGGAACTCAAGAAACTTCCGCTTTTCCGCTGCGGCCGCTATCGTGGCGGCTTCATCTACATTCAGTCAAACCGCCGCGAACTGCCTTTCCGCACGCTGGCTGCGCGCACCATCGGCTACATTAAAGACACACTGAAGGTTGGTCTGGAAGGCGCCTACGATTCACTGCTTACCGGCGTGGGCGGGAAACGACTGATGCGCCGCATTGCTGCCGGCGCCTACATGCCCATTAACGACGAAAACGAAATTGAGCCGCAGGATGGGAAAGACATTGTCTCTACCATCGATATCAATATTCAGGATGTGGCTGAAAATGCGCTGATGAATTCGCTGGCCGAACACAACGCGCGCTACGGCACCTGCGTACTTATGGAAGTGGCCACCGGCGAAATACGCGCCATTGCCAACCTTACCCGCGCCGACTCAGGCGTGTACCGCGAAACTTACAATTACGCAATAGGCGATGCACGTGAGCCCGGTTCAACATTTAAAATGGCCTCCCTGCTGGTGGGTATGGACGAAGGACTTATTGATCTCGACGATCAGGTTGATCTGAACGGTGGGCAATACAAGTTTTTCGATCGTACGATGAAAGATTCGCATGCACCCAAGAAAAATCTGGTAACCACTGAAGAGGCATTCTGGGAATCGTCAAACGTTGGTATCTCTCGTTTGATAAATAAAGCATTTGGACGGAATCCTAAAAAATTCACCGACGGTTTGCGCCGTATTGGTCTTGGACAGAAACTCAATGTGTCAATTCCCGGCGAAGGCCGTCCGCGTGTGAAAGATCCGAAAGATCGTGACTGGTCGGGCGTTTCGCTGCCTTGGATCAGCATTGGTTATGAATCGCTTATTACACCAATGCAAACACTTACGCTTTATAATGCTATTGCCAATAATGGTAAAATGGTGAAACCTATGTTTGTGAAGGAGGTGCGCGACAAAGGCCGGGTCATCAAACGCTTTGAACCTCAGATTATCAATCCGGCAATTGCCAAGCCGCAAACCATTGCCAAGGCACGTCGATTGCTCGAAGGTGTGGTGCAAAATGGTACTGGCAAAAGTATGGGCAGTATCATATACAAAGTGGCCGGGAAAACCGGAACCGCGCAGATTGCGCAGGGCAACAGCTACCGGGGCGAAAATGGTGTAACCTATCAGGCGTCGTTTGTGGGTTATTTCCCGGCCGATCAGCCCAAGTATTCGTGCATTGTAATTGTGAATGCACCTTCGGGCGATGCATACTATGGCGGTGTGGTGGCTGGTCCCATTTTCAAACAAATTGCCGACCGCATTTACGCCACCGAACTCGATATACACAAAGCTGTAAACGCCGGGCCGATGCTTACCTCGCTCCCAGCTGTACAGAAGGGTTTTGCCGAACCTACGCTTACTGCCCTCAAACAACTTAATCTTCCCGCACCGCAACAGGCGCCGGGTACAATAACCGCGCTTAAGGTTTCGGGAAACAGCTATGCCGCTACAACCATAAAGCCCGAACAAAAACTAAGCGCGGGTATAATGCCTGATTTAACAGGAATGACAGCAATAGATTGTCTGGCATTGCTCGAAAACAAAGGGATTCGTGTACGAATAATTGGTTCGGGTATAGTTAGCCGCCAGTCGGTTGCACCCGGGTCACCAATCAAAAAAGGATCGGAAGTAATTCTGGAACTCACGCTATGA